CGTCCATCGGCGTGGTGCGGACCGCGCGGAGGCGTCCGGAGAACACCACGGAGGCCGCCGCGGAGGAGGGCCTGTAGCCGGCGCCGCGGCGGCGGCGCACCGGCCGTGAGGATCGGCCGGACGCTCAGCCGACGGCGGCGTCCAGCCTCGACAGGGTGGCCTCGTCGACCGCGAAGCGCCACGGTTCCGGGTCGCGCGGCGTCCGCCCCACGAGCGAGCGGCCCTCGGGCGGCGCGGTCCAGTCGACGAGTTGCGCGCACGTGAGGTCGAGCGCCTGGAGCAGCGTCTCGAAGTTCCCGCGCAGGGCCGGGGTGGGGAGGTGGCGCCCGTTCAGCCAGCCCTGCAGCGTGGCCGGCGGGACCCCCGCGACCCGGGCCGCGGCGCGGATCGACAAGTGCTTGCGGATGCGCGCCTCGTTGATGAGCCGCCCGATCTCTGGGTAGGGGGGCCGGGGTCCGTCCATGCTTGTAGTATCAACCAATCGTGCCGATATGTGCCACGCGGTCCACGCTCACGGGCGTACGAATGTGTACGACTTCGGCGCCGATTGCCCTAGCAGTCACGTGAAAGCGGTATCAGGGGCGCGTGGGGCGCCGGCGGCGGCACCCGTCGGCAGCGGAGGGGCCCGACCCGGTTCCGCCGGCGGGGACACGCGATTACCCTCGAGGGATGAACGTGTTCACCCTCGCATCCCGCGTCGCGGTCGCCGCGCCGTTCGTCTACCTGGGCTGGCAGGCCGCCCGTCAGCCCGGCGGGCGGGTGAAGGCCGCCGAGGCCTTCGGCATCCCCGCCGACCTGTCGGATCTGGCCGTGCGGGCCAACGGCGCGGCGATGGTCGCCGGCGGCCTGTCCGTCGCGACCGGCATCCTGCCCCGGCTCGGCGCCGCGGGCGTGCTCGCCGCCCTGGTGCCCACCACGATCGCCGGCCACCCGTTCTGGAAGGAGACCGACCCGCAGGCGCGGGCCGCTCAACTCACCCAGGCGCTGAAGAACCTCGGCATGGCCGGTGGGCTGCTGGCCGTGGTGGCCGCCCCCGGAGGCCGCACCCCGAGCTGACGGCTCGCGCCGACCACCCCCGCGACCGCACCATCGGCTGACGCCTGCGACCGCACCACCGGCAGACGGTGCCCCCTGCGACTGCACCACCGGCTGACGGGGCTGTCCGCCGGGCGTGGATCGCGAGCCTCACCGCGGGGTCAGCGTGGGGGCGGGGCGATCACGACGAGCCGCGGCAGCGGGACCTCGCGGCGAGGGACGACCGTCGCCGGCACCTCCCCCTCGGGTCTACCCGCGGCCGGGACCTCGAAGCCGCCCCAGCGCGGAAGGGCCGCGGCCACCACCCAGTCGGATCCGACGGGCCCGGCCGAGAACTCGCCGCCGGTGAGCGCGGCGCGCTCGCTCAGGCCGAGCAGCCCGTAGCCGGTCGAGAACGGATTCGGGGTCGGGGTCGCCGCGGGTCGGCTCGTCACGGTGAGGGACAGCGTGGCCGCCGAGACCCGCACGTCGATCCGGCAGGGGGACGCGGGGGCGCCGTAGCGCAGGATGTTCGTGGTCGCCTCGCGCAGGATCCTGGACGCCGTCCGCCGCGTCACCGGATCGCAGTCGTCGGCCCCGGGGTCGACGTGGCTCGTCACTGCGTGACCCGCGTCCGTGAGCGCCGACGTGACCGCCGCCACGGCGACCGTGGGGGCGAGCCAGGTGGCGGACGCGGCGGGCTGCGGTCCGCTGCGGCGTCCGGCGGCGATGATGATCTCCAGGTCGGCCCGGGCGCTGCCCAGGATGTCCGAGACCCGCCGCGCCACCGCGCGCACGGCGCTGCTGTCAGCCCGCCGGGTGTGGGCGTCCACCTGGAGGCCGATCAGGGTGAGCTGGTGGGCCACCACGTCGTGCAGTTCGCCCGCCAGCAGGCGGCGCTCGGTGCTGCGGGCGGACGCGGCGGCGGTCCGCAGCTGATCGAGGTCCTCGAGTTGCGCGGCCCGGGTCCGCAGGAGGTGGCCCGCCCCCAGGCCGATGATGAGCCCCAGCGTCAGCGGCACGAAGATCAGCACGCCGAGCGCCTCCGGTTCCAGGCGCCCCCACGCGGCCGCGACGCCCGCCACCGTCCACGCGATCGCGAACGGGGCGAGCCAGCGCGACGAGCGGGCCGCCAGCACCGCCGTCAGCGCGATGACCGCCGGGAGCAACGGCTGCTGGATCGACGGGTCGGGGCGGGCGCCGAGCAGCAGCACGACCAGCCCGGCCGCGAGCAGCCAGGTCGCGACCCGCGGGGCCCAGGGCAACACCGACAGCCCGAGCCACAGCGGTGCCCAGAGCGCCGCCGCCGCCCAGCCTGCGTCGCCGGAGGCCAGCAGCCCGCCCGCCGACACCCCGACGGAGATCAGGCAGGCGAGCGCGAGCGCGCTGAACCCGAAGCGCAGCGGGCCGAGCGGGACCCGTGCGAGCCAGTGTCCCCGTCCGGGGTCGACGGCGGACGCGGGGGCGGCGCCGAGCGGGACGCTGCGCTCCCACGCCTCACCGCCCGCCTGGCTCAGCCGCACCGAGACGGCGCCGCCCTCGCGGCGGCACTCCAGGAGGATCTCGCCGCCCGGGACGCCGCGGCTCCGCAGCGCCTCGGCGCCCTCGCGCAGGGTCCGCGCGAGGGCGGCCCCGACGCCGGGCGACATGTCGCCGACCTCCTGGTCGACCGCGAGGGTCACCGGGAAGCCGTAGCCCACCAGCACGTCCTCCACGCCCTCCAGGACGCCGGCGATCGACACGGGGGCCGCGTCGGTGGTGTCGCGAAGGGTCGTCACGAGCCCGCGCAGCCGGGCCAGGGCCCCGTCGGCCACCTGCCGCACCCCCGCGAGGGTCTGGGCGACCTCGGCGTCGCCGGCGCCGTGGACGGCGGTGCGCACCCGCTCGTCCGCGTCGGCGAGGTCCTCGCGCAGGATGGTGGCCAGATCGTCGGCCAACGCGCTGCGTTCGGCCTGCTGCACGGCGCGCGCCCGCCGGGCGAGCGCGTCCATCTCGGCGGAGGCGCGGCGGGCGTTGCGCCGCGCGAGCCGGAGCATCAGCCCGGCGAGCAGGCACACCGCGAAGAACAACAGCGACACCAGGGCGTCCCAGGCGGTGGTCAGCACCGATCCCGCCAGAACCGCGGCCGCCAGCGCCACGACGCAGAGGAGGGCGTCCCGGCGGGGCAGCGTCCCCAGCGCCACCACGACGGTCACGAGCAACGGAAGGATCCCGAGCGCGTAGCCGGGCTGGAACGCGCCGGCCACCAGCACGCCCGCGGTCAGCACGGTGGCGGTCCGGGGGTGCCGCGGCGCGATCGTGACCGCGACGGTCGCCACGACCGCGACGACGATCACCCCTGCCGCGACGCCCGGGGTACCGATGACGTCGATCGCCTCCCAGGCGGCCAGCGCCGCGACGAGCAGGTGGATGACGCGCAGGATCTGCAGCGTCGGCACCCGCGCCGTTGTGGGCGTCATGGTCGTCTCCTGGGGGGGATGGAGCAGCGTCGGTCCTAGCAAACCACGGATCAGGCCTCGTGGGGCAGGGTGAGGGCGACGACCCAGGAGCCGTCCTGTGGTCCGGAGGCGAAGGATCCCCCGGTCAGGCGTGCCCGCTCCCGGAGCCCGCGCAGGCCCCAGCCCAGGCGCGCGCCGGCGAAACCGGCGGGCAGCGCGCTGCTCACCTGGAGTGTGACGAGCTGGGCGTCGACGGTGATCCGGACGGCGCACCTCGTGCGGGGGGCCGCGTAGGCGACGACGTTCGCCACCGCCTCGCGCAGGGTGCGGCTGAGGGTGCGCTGCACGGTCATCTCGAGCTGGTCGGCCCGGGCCGGCACCTCGATGCTGGGGTCGAACCCGGCCGCCACCAGCGCCTGCTGGGCGGCCGCTGCCGCCTGCGTGGGGGTGAGGTGCTCGGCGAGTTCCCGGATCTCGGTGCCGGACGCGGCGGTGCTGGGGTCGTCGCGCAGCACGTCGACCAGGAGCCGCAGCTCGGTCAGCGCGGCACCGGTCTCGCGCCCGACCGTCGCCAGGACGCGGCGTAGGGCCGCCTCGTCCTCGTTGCCGTCGACGCCCATGAGCTGCAGCGACGCGGTCGAGAGGTGGTGCGACACGACGTCGTGCAGTTCGCGCGACAGCGTCCGACGCTCGTCGGCGCGGATGCGGGCGCTCTCGGCGGCCTCGTGGCCCTCGGCCAGTTCGCGGCGCTCCTGCCGCGCCGACACGTAGCGCATCGCCGCGCCGCACAGCAGGCCGACCGCCAGGTTGAGGCCCAGCGTCGCCGCGACGGGCGTGGCGAACGGGCCGGCGAGCGCGGCCCGCGCGACGACGAAGGCGACCAGCAGCACGGCCACGGAGGCGGCGGTGCGCCGGCCCACCTGCGCCAGCCCGATGGCCGGTACGAGCAGCAGCAGCATGCTTTCCAGGCCGGTGGGGGTCCAGAAGATGGCGGCCGTCAGGGGGATGGCCGCCAGGACGATCCCCAGCCGGGGCCGCCACAGCAGGGTGAGCAGGGCCGCGTAGGAGACGAGGTCCATCACGACCACGAGCGGGGTGTCGGCGAAGGTGAGCGGCGACACCACGGTGAGCCGCAGGTAGTCGATCAGCAGGAAGGCCCCGAGCGCGGTCGCCAGGAGGCGCAGCTGGGTGCCTCCGCTCAGCGCCCGCACGCGGCGAGCGGTGAACACGCCGACCCGCTCGCCGGTGCTGAACGCCGTGGTGGACATCGGGGTCAGCGCCCGCACGCCCGGGGCCACACGATGCAGATCCACATCTGCTTCGGCTCCCGGATCAGGGTCTGCTGCGCGGGTTGGACGGCCGCGAGCGGGCCGAGGACCCCGGCGAGGGCGAGGGCGGTGAGAGCGAGCTTCAACTGGTGCATGACGGCCATCCTTGGCGGGTCGAGGGAGGTGATGTCGCAACACTCTCCCGAACGGCCCCGGCCCCACCAGTTCACCTTCGGTCAGGTCGTCCCGGCGTCCCGGTCTGGCCGTTGGTGAATGGCAACCGGGGCCCGGTGGCTGAAAGATGGGGGCATGGGCTCCTCCACCCCCGCCGCGGTCCGGGTCCTGATCGCCGATGACGACGTCCTGGTGCGCGACGCCTACCGGGCCTTCTTCGCCGCGCGCGGCGAGTTCACGCTGGTGGGGGAGGCGCGCAACGGCACCGAGGCCGTCGAGTGCTACGCCACCCTCGAGCCCGACATCGTGCTGATGGACCTGCAGATGCCCGGGATGTCCGGCATCGAGGCGACCGGCGCGATCTGCGCCAAGCGGCGGGACGCCTGCGTCGTCGCCCTGACCACCTTCGGCACCCGCGAGTACATCGTCGCGGCGCTGCGCGCGGGAGCGTCGGGCTACCTGCTGAAGGACGCGGGCGCCGACAACCTGCTGGCCGGCATGCACCAAGCGCTGCGCGGCGACATGCCGCTGTCCTCGGCCGTTCGCCGGCAGCTGGTGGCGACCGTGACCTCGGAGGAGTCCTCGCCGCGCCCCAGCGCCGACGTCGGGCTGACCCCGCGCGAGCACGAGCTGCTGCAGTGGCTCACCAAGGGCATGACGAACTACCAGATCGCCCGGCAGATGTACGTCTCCGAGGGGTCGGTCAAGCAGTACCTGGCCCACATCGGCGACAAGCTCGGTGTGAAGTCCCGCACCCAGATCCTGGTCCGCGCCATCCAGCTCGGCCTGGTCGATCCCCACCTGGCCGACCCGGACTGAGCGCACGGGCGGGCCGGGTTCACGTTCGGCCAGTGTTGGCCCCCGGCCGTTGTCGGTGCGCCGGCCCTGTGTTTGATTCGTAGCCAGAACGCTCCGACCCCGGGAGCGCCTCCCGAAAAGGAGTCCGACGTGACCCAGATGGAAGCCGGAACGATGACGACCCCCGAAGCGTTCGCCCCCGCGCCGATCGACGCCCGCGGCGTCCGGAAGGCCTACCAGGTGGGCGACGGGTTCAACGAGATCCTGCACGGCATCAGCCTGCAGGTCGCCCCGCAGGAGATGGTCGCGGTGATGGGGCCCTCGGGCTCCGGCAAGTCGACCCTGCTCTACTGCCTCGCGGGGCTGGAGGCGCCCAGCGCCGGCGAGGTGGCCCTGGCGGGCCGGCCGTTGGCCGCGCTGAACCGCACCGACCTGGCGAAGATGCGGCGCGCCGAGGTGGGCTTCGTCTTCCAGTCCTACAACCTCATCCCGACGCTGACGGCCGCCGAGAACGTCGCGCTCCCCGCCACGCTGGCCGGGCGCAGGCCGGACGCCGACCTGATCGCCCGCACCCTCGCCGCGGTCGGGCTGACCGAGCGCGCCGACGCCCGGCCGCCCTCCATGTCGGGCGGCGAGCAGCAGCGCGTCGCGCTGGCCCGGGTGCTGGCGCAGCAGCCGCAGGTGCTGTTCGCGGACGAGCCGACCGGCGCCCTGGACAGCCGCACCGGCGAGATGGTGCTGGCCGAACTCGTCCGGATCGCCCACGAGCCCGGGCGCTGCGCGCTCGTGGTCACCCACGACCCGTTGGTGGCCGCGGCGTGCGATCGGGTGCTGTTCCTGCGCGACGGCCACCTGGTGCGCGAGCTGCGCGGCGGCTCCCCCGCGCGGTGGCCGAGGCGCTCGCCGCGCTCACCTCGGAGGGCTGAGCCGTGCGCACGCTCTACCTCGCGGAGCTCCGCGACTCGTGGACGGCCTGGCTCGGCGTCTGCCTCGCCTTCGTCGTGACCAACCTGTCGTTCGCCAACTCGGCGCTCGTGCAGGCGTCCGGCTGGGCGGCCGTGCGCAAGGGCGAGCTGGACCTCATGGCCAGCGGCGAGTTCACGCTCGTGCCCATCTCCAACTACGTGTTCTCGGGGCTGGTGGGTCTCACCGTGATCGCCACCTCGGCGAGCATGGTGGTGGACGCCCGCCGCGGCAGCCTGGCGCGGCTCGCGCTGGCCGGGGCAACGCCGGCCCAGGTGGTGCGTACGGTGATGCTCCAGCTGCTGGCGGTGTCGCTGGCGGCCGCGGTCATCGCGGACCTCATCGCCGTGGCGACGTTGCAGCCGTGGCTGGCCTTCCTCACCACGGGGCTCGACTCGGGCGAGGTCATCAAGCAGCCGGCCCCCGTGTACGACTTCGGGGCGGTGCTGCTGGCCAACGCGGGCGTCGTGCTGGTCGCGCTCCTGGGCGGCTACGGGCAGGCGCGTCGGGCCGCAGCGGTCCCTCCCGTCGAGGCGTTGCGGCAGGCCGCCGCCCCGCCGCCGCCGCGGATGCGGGTGCTGAGCTGGGTGATGCTCGTGGTCTGCGCGGGCGTCCTGGCGCTGCTGTTCGCGGCGATCATCCCGATCGCCTCGGTGCGCGACAGCGAGACCGTGAGCACGCTGCTGCAGATGTCCCTGGTCGCGCTGGTGCTGTTCGTGGTGATGGTCGCGATCCTGTCGCCGATCCTCATCAGCCCGCTCGCGCGCGGCTGGACGGCGCTGATCCCCACCCGGGCGGCGGTGTGGCAGCTCGCCCGCAAGAACATCTACGTCCGCGGCCCCCGCTTCGCCCGGTCGGTGATCCCCATCATCTTCACGATCGGTTTGATGCTCGGCCTGCTGGCGCTCGGCCCCACGATCTACGCGACCAGCGCGGCCAGCGGCCTGGACGGCGGTCCGATCACCCTGGACAAGGCCGGGATCGGCGCGTTCCTGTCGCTGCTCGGGCCGGCGCTGGCGATCGCGCTGGCCGGCGGCGTGGGCAACCTGTTCATGATGAGCAAGCAGCGCGACGCCGAGCTCGCCCTGCTCGGCATCACCGGCGCCACGCCCGACCAGCGCCGCGTCCTGCCGCTGCTCGAGGCGGTGATCCTCGTGGTGACGGCCGCGATCCCCGCGGTCGCGGCGCTGGGGGTCATGCTGGGCTACCTCGGGCTCAGCTTCACCGCCACCGGGATGGTGCCCGCGTTCGCGGTGCCCGCGATCGCCTGGGCTGTGAGCATCGGAGGGACCGGCCTGATCATGATGGCGGCCACCGTGCTGCCGACGCTCGGCGCGCTGCGCCTGCCCGAGCCGCGCGTGATCGCGCGCCTGGCCGCCGAATAGGACCCGGGCCCTCCTCCGGGTCGCGAGCCCGGCCCCCGTCACGGGGGCCGGGCTCTCGTTCGTCGTCGCCCGGGTTCGCGAGGGTGCCGGCTCTCCTTCGCCGCTCGGCGGTCGCGCGGGGAAACACCTTCGACCAGACGCGCTGGACGAACGGCCAAAGGGGGCGTCCACGCATTGACCGGCCCCCGATGCTGGGTTTTGATGGAGCCAGGAAAAAGAACCAGGAAAGCGGAGATCTCCCTTTCCAGCGACATTCCCTTCACCCCGACCTAGGAGGATTCCATGGGCGTTCGACCGGAGTATTTCATGGCCACGCACCCCGATTCCCCCTTCTACGGCGCGCCGCAGCGCCTCGACGAGATGATGGGCGCCGGCGAGCGCCTCCAGGCGGCCGACCTCCCCGCCGGCTGGTTGCGCCAGACCTTCGGCGTCTGGGAGGGATGGACGCCGCGCGACTGGCGTCCCCGCCTACAGGGCTGGAAGATCCACGTCTCCGCGTCCCTGGCGCACGCCACCACCACGCTGGAGCGCGTGACGTCGATCTGCGTCGAGCGCGAGGTGGCGTTCAAGTTCCTCCCCAACGAGGCGATGCTGGCCGACACCAACGGCAAGCAGGCCGACCGCGGTTCCTCGGGCAAGTTCGTCACGATCTACCCCGGCGACGACACCCAGTTCGCCGAGCTGCTGATCGCCCTGGAGGACGCGCTGGCGGGCCAGGACGGCCCCTACATCCTCAGCGACCTGCGCTACGGCGACGCCCCGGTCTACGTCCGGTACGGCGGCATCATGGCGCTGCACTACCCCGACGAGCGCGACCAGCCGGTCGCGGCGCTCGCCGGGGGCGACACCCTGACGCTGGTCCCCGACGAGCGGCAGCCGAAGTTCACCGTCCCGGCCGGCGTCGAGCTGCCCGCCTGCCTGGTCGCGCCGTACGAGCGCTCCCGGCAGGGCACGCCGTCGCGGCTGCGCGAGTTCAAGGCCGTCTCGGCGCTGCACTTCAGCAACGCGGGCGGGGTCTACCTCGCGACGCTGCCCGACGGCACCCGCCGCGTCCTGCGCGAGGCCCGGCCCCACACCGGCATCGACGGCCGCGGCCGCGACGCCCTCACCCGCCAGCTCGAGGAGGAGCGCGTCCTCACCGACCTGAGCGACCTCCCCGGCGTCCAGCACCTCGTCGGGTCGTTCACCGCCTGGGAGCACCGCTACCTGGAGCTCGACTACGTCGTCGGCCGGACGCTGACCTCCTGGGTCGTGCAGAACAGCCCCTACGACTCCCGCGACGGCGGCGCCAAGCGTGCCGAGTACGGGCGTCGCTGCCGCCGCATCGTCGGCCGGCTCGTGGACACCGTCGCCGCCATCCACGCGCGCGGCTGGTGCATCGGGGACGTGCACCCCGGCAACATCATGGTCACCGACGACGACGACGTGGTCATCCTCGACCTCGAGGACGCCAGCCGCCTGGACGCCGAGCGCACCGTCGGCTTCCGCGTCTTCGAGTTCTGCGCCCCCGAGGAGTTCACCGCCGAGCAGGCCGACTGGTACGCGGTGTCGCGCTCGATCATGCTGCTGTACGAAGCGGACTGGGAGCTCGAGGTGGTCGCGCCCGCCTTCTGGGCCGAGGCCGTCCGCCGGCTGGAGGCCGAGTACGGCGCCGAGGCCCGCGCCCAGCTGGACGCGGTGACCGCCCGGTTCCCGACCCTCGAGCATCACCTGCTGTCCCCGCGGGAGACGGTCGGGCTGTACGCGACGCCGCCGACCGCCGACGAGGCGATCCCCGCGCTGGACGCCGGCGTCGCCTGGTCCCGGGCCTTCTCGGCGCGGAACTCCTACCCGGGCGACCCGACGCAGGCCCGCGACGTCAGCGAGAGCCTCGGCTTCGGGAGGGCCGGCGTGGTGTGGTCGCGGCTGCGCACCGACGCGGCTCAGCACTCCGACGACCTCGACCTCCTCGAGGCCGCGGCTCGCGACTGGTCGCCGGAGGAGATCCCGGGCCTGTACGACGGCCTCGCCGGCCTGGCGCTCACGCTGGCTGACGCGGGTCGCCCCTCGGCCGCCGTCGCCGCCGCCCGGCGCGCGCTGCAGGGCGCCGAGGCCCGGCGCCGGCTCGACCTGTACGGCGGCCAGGTCGGCGTCCTGCTGGCCGGCATCGAGGTGGCGGCCGCGACCGGCGACGAGGAACTGCGCCGCGACGCGCTGGCCGGTCACGAGCGGTTGCACCGGGCCGTGGCGCGGGCCGGGGGACACCTCGACGCGCTCACCCACCGCCGCGGCCTGCACTTCGGGCTCGCCGGGCTGGCGCTGCTGGACCTGTCGGCGCACCTGGCCACCGGCGAGGCGCGGCTGCTCGACCGCGCGATCGACCGGTTGGCCGACGAGGTGGGCGCCTGCTTCGTCACCGCCGACGGCGAGATGATGGTCCGCGACGTCGACAACAACCGGGCCCTGCCCTACATCGAGTGGGGCAGCGCCGGGGTCTGGGCGGTGGTGCAGCTCGCGGAGCGGCTCGCCCGGCAGCGGCTCCTGGACGACGAGCAGCGGGACGCCTTCGCCCGCTCCTGCTCCGCCGACTTCTACGTCTACCCGGGTCTCGACCACGGGCGCTGCGGCACCGCGGTGGTCCTCAGCGGCGCCGGCCCCCGCTACGCGGCGGAGGTGCAGCGGCAGCGCGACCTCGTGCTGGCCACGCTCCTCAAGCGGCTCGACATGGCCTTCGTGGCCGGTGACGGCTACCTGCGGCTGAGCTCCGACCTGGCGACCGGCGCCGCCGGCGTCCGGCTGGGCCTGCACTGCCTGGCCGCGGGCCGGCCGTTCGACTGGCTCCCCCTGGGGCGCGGCACCGCCGACCGGATCGCCGCCCTCCCGCTGCCCGACGCCGCGGGCGTGCCGGTCCCCGACCGGCCCGCGGCCCTGATCCCGGGGGTGGTCGGCCATGGCTGACGCCCTGTCCCTGCAGGACATCGACCTCGTCGAGACGCCTGCGGAGGAGTACCACTCGACCAACAGCGTGTACGCGTGCGTGCTGATGAGTCAGCTCAGCATCGGTTGTTGAGTACGCGCGAGAACTCAAGGAAAGGAGGTGAACACCATGGCTGACGTCCTGAACATGCAGGAGGAGTACCCGGAGGTCCCCCGCGAGGAGAAGGCGTCGAACGTGAGCTGGGGCTTCTGCCGCAACAGCTACCGCTCGTACGCGTTCTGCCTGGTCAAGTGAGGCCGGCGCCCGCCCCGACGCACCCGGAAAGGAGGTGAACCCATGGCCGACATCCTGAGCCTGCAGGAGGCCTACGACCAGACGCCCGACGAGGAGAAGGCGTCCCGCTGGTCGATCGCCGTGTGCCACAAGAGCTACAAGTCCCTGGTCGCCTGTTTCGTCAAGTGACCGCCCGCCCCGTCGACCCGTGAAGGAGGTGAACCCATGGCCGAGATCCTCGATCTCCAGGACGGCGAGCAGGAGACGCCGCGCGAGGAGA
Above is a window of Propioniciclava coleopterorum DNA encoding:
- a CDS encoding helix-turn-helix domain-containing protein → MDGPRPPYPEIGRLINEARIRKHLSIRAAARVAGVPPATLQGWLNGRHLPTPALRGNFETLLQALDLTCAQLVDWTAPPEGRSLVGRTPRDPEPWRFAVDEATLSRLDAAVG
- a CDS encoding DoxX family protein — protein: MNVFTLASRVAVAAPFVYLGWQAARQPGGRVKAAEAFGIPADLSDLAVRANGAAMVAGGLSVATGILPRLGAAGVLAALVPTTIAGHPFWKETDPQARAAQLTQALKNLGMAGGLLAVVAAPGGRTPS
- a CDS encoding sensor histidine kinase, encoding MTPTTARVPTLQILRVIHLLVAALAAWEAIDVIGTPGVAAGVIVVAVVATVAVTIAPRHPRTATVLTAGVLVAGAFQPGYALGILPLLVTVVVALGTLPRRDALLCVVALAAAVLAGSVLTTAWDALVSLLFFAVCLLAGLMLRLARRNARRASAEMDALARRARAVQQAERSALADDLATILREDLADADERVRTAVHGAGDAEVAQTLAGVRQVADGALARLRGLVTTLRDTTDAAPVSIAGVLEGVEDVLVGYGFPVTLAVDQEVGDMSPGVGAALARTLREGAEALRSRGVPGGEILLECRREGGAVSVRLSQAGGEAWERSVPLGAAPASAVDPGRGHWLARVPLGPLRFGFSALALACLISVGVSAGGLLASGDAGWAAAALWAPLWLGLSVLPWAPRVATWLLAAGLVVLLLGARPDPSIQQPLLPAVIALTAVLAARSSRWLAPFAIAWTVAGVAAAWGRLEPEALGVLIFVPLTLGLIIGLGAGHLLRTRAAQLEDLDQLRTAAASARSTERRLLAGELHDVVAHQLTLIGLQVDAHTRRADSSAVRAVARRVSDILGSARADLEIIIAAGRRSGPQPAASATWLAPTVAVAAVTSALTDAGHAVTSHVDPGADDCDPVTRRTASRILREATTNILRYGAPASPCRIDVRVSAATLSLTVTSRPAATPTPNPFSTGYGLLGLSERAALTGGEFSAGPVGSDWVVAAALPRWGGFEVPAAGRPEGEVPATVVPRREVPLPRLVVIAPPPR
- a CDS encoding sensor histidine kinase; this encodes MSTTAFSTGERVGVFTARRVRALSGGTQLRLLATALGAFLLIDYLRLTVVSPLTFADTPLVVVMDLVSYAALLTLLWRPRLGIVLAAIPLTAAIFWTPTGLESMLLLLVPAIGLAQVGRRTAASVAVLLVAFVVARAALAGPFATPVAATLGLNLAVGLLCGAAMRYVSARQERRELAEGHEAAESARIRADERRTLSRELHDVVSHHLSTASLQLMGVDGNEDEAALRRVLATVGRETGAALTELRLLVDVLRDDPSTAASGTEIRELAEHLTPTQAAAAAQQALVAAGFDPSIEVPARADQLEMTVQRTLSRTLREAVANVVAYAAPRTRCAVRITVDAQLVTLQVSSALPAGFAGARLGWGLRGLRERARLTGGSFASGPQDGSWVVALTLPHEA
- a CDS encoding response regulator, which translates into the protein MGSSTPAAVRVLIADDDVLVRDAYRAFFAARGEFTLVGEARNGTEAVECYATLEPDIVLMDLQMPGMSGIEATGAICAKRRDACVVALTTFGTREYIVAALRAGASGYLLKDAGADNLLAGMHQALRGDMPLSSAVRRQLVATVTSEESSPRPSADVGLTPREHELLQWLTKGMTNYQIARQMYVSEGSVKQYLAHIGDKLGVKSRTQILVRAIQLGLVDPHLADPD
- a CDS encoding ABC transporter ATP-binding protein, with product MEAGTMTTPEAFAPAPIDARGVRKAYQVGDGFNEILHGISLQVAPQEMVAVMGPSGSGKSTLLYCLAGLEAPSAGEVALAGRPLAALNRTDLAKMRRAEVGFVFQSYNLIPTLTAAENVALPATLAGRRPDADLIARTLAAVGLTERADARPPSMSGGEQQRVALARVLAQQPQVLFADEPTGALDSRTGEMVLAELVRIAHEPGRCALVVTHDPLVAAACDRVLFLRDGHLVRELRGGSPARWPRRSPRSPRRAEPCARSTSRSSATRGRPGSASASPSS
- a CDS encoding FtsX-like permease family protein; this encodes MRTLYLAELRDSWTAWLGVCLAFVVTNLSFANSALVQASGWAAVRKGELDLMASGEFTLVPISNYVFSGLVGLTVIATSASMVVDARRGSLARLALAGATPAQVVRTVMLQLLAVSLAAAVIADLIAVATLQPWLAFLTTGLDSGEVIKQPAPVYDFGAVLLANAGVVLVALLGGYGQARRAAAVPPVEALRQAAAPPPPRMRVLSWVMLVVCAGVLALLFAAIIPIASVRDSETVSTLLQMSLVALVLFVVMVAILSPILISPLARGWTALIPTRAAVWQLARKNIYVRGPRFARSVIPIIFTIGLMLGLLALGPTIYATSAASGLDGGPITLDKAGIGAFLSLLGPALAIALAGGVGNLFMMSKQRDAELALLGITGATPDQRRVLPLLEAVILVVTAAIPAVAALGVMLGYLGLSFTATGMVPAFAVPAIAWAVSIGGTGLIMMAATVLPTLGALRLPEPRVIARLAAE
- the lanKC gene encoding class III lanthionine synthetase LanKC encodes the protein MGVRPEYFMATHPDSPFYGAPQRLDEMMGAGERLQAADLPAGWLRQTFGVWEGWTPRDWRPRLQGWKIHVSASLAHATTTLERVTSICVEREVAFKFLPNEAMLADTNGKQADRGSSGKFVTIYPGDDTQFAELLIALEDALAGQDGPYILSDLRYGDAPVYVRYGGIMALHYPDERDQPVAALAGGDTLTLVPDERQPKFTVPAGVELPACLVAPYERSRQGTPSRLREFKAVSALHFSNAGGVYLATLPDGTRRVLREARPHTGIDGRGRDALTRQLEEERVLTDLSDLPGVQHLVGSFTAWEHRYLELDYVVGRTLTSWVVQNSPYDSRDGGAKRAEYGRRCRRIVGRLVDTVAAIHARGWCIGDVHPGNIMVTDDDDVVILDLEDASRLDAERTVGFRVFEFCAPEEFTAEQADWYAVSRSIMLLYEADWELEVVAPAFWAEAVRRLEAEYGAEARAQLDAVTARFPTLEHHLLSPRETVGLYATPPTADEAIPALDAGVAWSRAFSARNSYPGDPTQARDVSESLGFGRAGVVWSRLRTDAAQHSDDLDLLEAAARDWSPEEIPGLYDGLAGLALTLADAGRPSAAVAAARRALQGAEARRRLDLYGGQVGVLLAGIEVAAATGDEELRRDALAGHERLHRAVARAGGHLDALTHRRGLHFGLAGLALLDLSAHLATGEARLLDRAIDRLADEVGACFVTADGEMMVRDVDNNRALPYIEWGSAGVWAVVQLAERLARQRLLDDEQRDAFARSCSADFYVYPGLDHGRCGTAVVLSGAGPRYAAEVQRQRDLVLATLLKRLDMAFVAGDGYLRLSSDLATGAAGVRLGLHCLAAGRPFDWLPLGRGTADRIAALPLPDAAGVPVPDRPAALIPGVVGHG